The Solanum lycopersicum chromosome 2, SLM_r2.1 DNA window agtaaataaaagaagaacaaaagtgATAGAAACTCAATCAGACTGTTCATGATTAGTGATTTGGGACTCTTACTCTCACAAAGTGAAGTGTTTAGTTGTAGAAATTGTTTTGATCAATCTGTAACATACTAGGGTAGTGGTGGTTGGAAGAATTTAATTCCGTTTTACGTTGGACTTACTCCACCACAAAAGTTAAAGGCTTATCAAGTTAGAATCATTCAAACTTCCCTACCAGGGGCGGACTCACGTGTTGTTCAGGGTGTTCACCCCTCGATAAAACAATACAAGGTGAATTTTCTGGAAttgtattgatatatatattttgaacaccCTAATCACCAATGGATGAGACAGCTCAGTGGTAGCTGACCTCAAAGTTACGCGCGACGTCCAAGGACTGAATCCCTGGATTGGcgttttattttttacattttttggtttcagttttttttttcagttaaatgtttattcttttattttccgAACCTTCTCAACGAAAATCCTAGGTCCGCCACTGTTCCCTACACGCGCAGAGCTAGACATTTGGAGTGCTAAATACTAGATTACTTGTGGAAAGGCATATCAATATATTTACcaacaaattgaaaaaataaaaagacaaggAAAGGTTACATGAAGTTTATAGATACATAACCAAAGCTTGCGGTGGAGTGATAATCATATATCCTTAACTAGAGAATTGTCAAATCTAAATAAAATCAGACACTaggtaagaaattaaaaaaaaaatagcttttgaaatttttgtgcATGTTTTGTCCGGTCGGAATATTGGCACGTCGAAaacttgttttatttatttttaaaaaaactggTGAATATAATCTGCATATTTCACAAACAAATAggtatttcaatttcttttaaaattggtGAAATAAATGACTTAACATGGagtctaaaataaaaagaatttcaaaatttgtgtTGTTAGACATgccataatttttgaaaattaacatTTGTGTTAATTCAGaacaaattaaaacgaaaaTTACGCTATAAGAAATTCAATTTTGTGTAGGGTATATTATATCATGGAGAAAAGAGGTAAATGGATTCGAAAATCAAAGATTTGACCTGTTAACTACTTCTTGACTATGACTCTGATTTAGATTGAATTAACTATATTCAAGCTGAGAGATTCAAATGGACAATAGTTGACAGCACACAAGATTACTGTATTGTCTGCTCCagtctctttttcttttgttgggAATTATACCTGTGCTCTTTTTGTTTTGGATTAAAAGCATTTGAAAGTATCTTACAAAAccttaaatcctaaaccctataCTAATTCCACCTATTGCACTTAGATTGTGAAATACTGAACTAGTACAATGAGGCAACTATAACAagtcatatttatttgtataccTGATTTACAGAAATGGCTAATATTACAAGGTTGGATCAGCCGATTTTCGTATAGAGAAAAATTAATGAACAATTTTATGTACTAGAATACGTACACAACCCTCACTCCTCGAAAAAACTGCTGTTTATTCCTGTTCTATATAATTGCAAACCAGAAGACGTTGAAACAGTAATGTTGGTGTTTGCAGGTGCAAAAAGGACATCACCTTCATGGATAATCTCGTCTGATGATGAGGTTAATGTTCCCTCTCCCTCCACCACCATAAAAATGGATGGACCGGGAATAGATGGAAATTCAGTAGTACATTGTTCGGGAAGAATACAACgatcaacttcaaattcatCAAAAGGAGGAATGTACCTCATAACATGAGGATTTACTGTGGTGCCCTGCAGAATTTCAGGAAAACCCTGCAACAAGAACAGATGTAATTTAGATATAAACAGAAACCCGATATCATGTTAATTGCACTTAAAGGGAATCTTGCCAAATATTAGCCTACTATGcattttctcctccttttttatGGTGGTAGTTCGGACCAGTTTACGTTCTGATGATTGTTGAACAAGTTCCAGGAGCATTACTAGTTTAGGAATGTACACATCAATTAAACAGACAAGTAACTTAAACAACTTAAAACACTTTTGATGGAAATTTGACCGTTGAAAGAAGCTCAAATTTAACAATCATAATCCTAAATGTCCGAACAATTCTTTGTCAATAACTTAATGTCAGAATAATGCAACTCTTTCCTAGTCTATTCAACGTCCAATTTTTTGAAGCACATATCAAGGTTGCAGTTATATTCAGACTCCAATCATGAAATTTAGTTTTGAACAAGGTAAAAGGTTCACATTCGTCTTTGTCCCATTCAAAATAGTTCAATATGCCTTCATTTTCACTTCTGGTCCATTCGTACCCTTGTCAGTAACAAATCGTCTCATATTTGCCCTTGCCAGTTACCATTAGGGAGCTCCAGGTGTAAAATGGGCGTGAAGATGTGTCcaaatatttttgagtaaaaagatcaaattttacCCTTGAACTTTTGATtatggatttttttaaaaaaaaaatcaggttGGAGCTCCTTTAGGTGTCAAGGGCAAAAGAGAACTTTCCTGACGGCATGGATAATGTTAGACCAAAAGTCTAATTGAGGGAAAACTTGATCAATTTCAAATAGTACAGGGACAAATTTGACCATTCTTTTTGAAGAATAACCCTAATGGTGTCTATAACAGTACCTGTCTGTAAGTGAGCATTGAGCATAGTGTTTTAACATCTCGGTGTTTTGGAGTTAGGCCAGCGCGAACAACGTTGTCCGATGTTGCCATGCATTCAATACAATCACCATATAAATAAGCATGAGGTTCATTTGCTCCTAAATATAAGGCTTCACCAGGATTGAGTTTCACATAATTTAACAAGAATGCAGCCAAGACACCTATATCAGCTGGATACTGCTTCTCAAGTCTAAGCACCACTTGTTCTTTCTCTGTCAGCTCCCTTGCCTACAACATTAAGGatgaaatatcataaataaatgaCAATGACCAAGATAGGTATAAGTGCAGTTCACCCCCATCACGCTTCACTTTCCTGATTTTGACATCGGTTTCTAGACATTTCATTTCATACATAGTGAAAAAGAAATCAAAGGAAAACCAAATAATCAAGTAGGAATAATATAATAAGCAATTCAGACACCATTACACCAACAAGATTATCTCCTCAATGTAATTGAACAAGAATACGACTAGATTTAATTTATTGGTTACCTAAATTCAAATTTCAGCTAGCCTTTTTCATAGTTGCCCTGGAAATGAAGGAGTGGTtctctttgttttcttgtgGGGCATTAAAGAGCGCAAAAATAGCTCAGatgttatttttttgatgaaCTAGATTAGATGTtgtattaaaaatacataattcacATCTTCAAAGAATTAAAGTAATGTTATCTTTATACCACCACCAGTATCCCATCCATCAAATATATTACAAAACTGATAAAATGAACATCCCAAAGATTGGAACATAACTAAAGCCAGCTCATAAAGATCAATTCATCATAGTCAATTCTAACTCAACTCTtgggaaaatgtttttttttttacttttttactgTTGTTTTTCGATCTTCCTTTTTATTAGAGTAGAATTATTTTAAGCTGTTTCTATACTCTACTCTTAGCCTCATCCACTCCTTTCTTCCTTGATCATGTTTCTTCACAAAGATACAAGGAAAGAACTCTTAATCTTCACCACAGAGGAAGTCTCAGCTTTGATATCTTTTCTACTCCTGTTtgtcttttccttctttttggTGCTTAATCCCCATTTCATTCTATAGATATTTGGTTTATACATCATGTACGTTCCTGAAAATGCATTACTAGAGATGCTCACGTCGTTGAATCATGAATCGATGTTTTAATTTGGCATCCAATTTCCTGAAAGCATCAATTGAAAGGAGAAGTGTCCTTTTGAGAGAAAATACGCTAGTTAGGGATGAACTAAAAAATCTGCTAAGATGGAAATTGAACTGATAgctaatataattttgatgatacTCTCAAACTCACTTCTTTCAGAACCGAACTCTTTATGCAAGTATCCGTGTGTTTAGATATGAATAGGAAAAGGGAGTTTTTAGATGAAAAAATGTTTACCAAGACAATGAAGAGCATAGTTTACCAAAACCATAAGAATTACTCCATATGAACACATACCCACCATGCTTTAGTACAAGAAGGAGACTTACAACAAGTACTCGGATAAACTAACACAGTTTAACTTCTATCTGATCAAGGACTACTTTGACTTTACCTGATTTTTAACGTGTAGGCGACTAATCAGCTTGGCTATCACTTCAGCAACCACATCCTTGTTTGCTGACATCAGCTCAGTAAATACTGATTGTAGGACTAATTTACCTTTTTCCTTCCCATCATCCTCGTTCAATTCCAATACCTGCTCTGTGTGTGCTGTACCGACCAATTCAACAATCTCGGGCACAGTTTGAACAATCAACTTAAGCTCCTACAAAAATTGCACAAGTAAATGTTAAATCACATTGAACTCTTAAGTTCATTTTTCATCTCAGGCTAAGAGGCACATTTTCGAGTGAATCAATCACCTAATATCTTACACCATTCTTCTGCACGCATTGTTATGTTTACACTATGATAAGCTCGAGATCCAGGATAAGCTCCTTTAGGCTTTCCGTCTAACAAAATATGGATGGTAAAACCTAAAGCGGATGTGAATATGCCAGTTTTTAAAAACAAGAACAAGCAGTAAGGTTCAAGTAGCTTCTAACCTCCTTTTCCAGatattatatattctttttccttCTGTTTGTTGGAGGAGAACACTATAAGCTCTCGTAATTATtgttcaaaagagaaaaaacagcaaatataacaaacaaaaacagAATTTCCAGCTAAACAACTCCATTAACTTCCTTTGTTCTTTAAATCAGACAAGTCTACGAACATACTAGCAACCAGACCAGGTGGGCTATTAATCTACCACAACGAAGCACCTCTATGCAACCCAATTATTACATTAATCAACCAAAACAAGTAGCTTAACTCTATTTTAAGGGGATTGTAAATTTATGGGCACCTCAAATGTCCTGGATTACGAAGCCtaacataattcaaaaaatactaACTAGACCTAAGAAACCACATAGATGTTTGAGTACCTCGAGACTTATAAATCCACACAATGCCTCAAATTCCGTCAACGCCAATGCCATCTCCGGTTTGTGATTGTCATCCTTATAAACATCCGGAAGCTCACTATGCAGACGAGAGGCTAAATCCTTGTCTGGATGGGCCTGTATGGACAAAGCTTTTGCAACAGATAGTACCTAAAAACTCCATACATGTTAGAATCTTATCAAAATCATACTAATAGCCAAGTATAAACAGCTTTAACTCGCTCAAAATGCATcaagttaaattaaaataaatttaactgtCCCATTATATGATATTACATACTCAGGTAATTTCTCTTGCCCGTCTCCTAAACACCATTACTCAAAACttcttttcaaataatttttaaatataactaaattccttcttcaattttttataaaaataaaataagaagaaatctATGTTTGACCTgaaacagaaattataaaatttgtatctTTAGCTATTTAGGCACGAGTATAATGCTATCAAAGAGCGAGCATAATTAAAAATCAGAACTCTAGAAGAAATTAGCTTTGCCGACATTTCAAACTCCctcaaaaaaagtaaaattcagTGCAATTTTTTACCTTGAAGAGAAAAGGAAGGTTGGTACCCCATTTCTTCACAACCTTCTCTCCAAGAACATTAGGGTTGTTTTGAACCCAATTCTTCAATGTTAACTTGTGTCCCTCTCCTTTACCATTAACCAACCCATTCTCAGTTCCTTCCACAACATAGGAAGGCCCAGAATCGTGAGTACCCATCCAAAATTCGGCATAAGGCTTCTCTTGGTCAACATAGTTACCACTATTGCAAGCATACAACCGCGCTACACGAGATTCCTTCCCGGGTGGTCCCCAATCGTAATTCTTCACGCAACCCATCAACCTCACCAGCCTCCCTCTCCCTTCCGTCACCGACAACAAGTCAGTCTCCATAAAAcagattttaagtttaaaaaaaaaaagctctcGTGTTTGTTCCTCTGCGGAAGTTTTAGTTGTCTTTGTTTATGCTACAGAGCAAGGAACGGGAAACAGTAGCTTCAGTTCAAAcaaagatgatgatgatttgaagaagaagaagattgaTAGGGTACAGAGGAGCACATAAATGTTGGTGTTGTACCATTCAAGAAAAATTAGTGAGGATTTACAAGTTTTggtgttttttttctttatcactCGCAAAGCAGcggtttcaaatttaattaagggaaaacattttcctgccaactttaaatatttcttcCTTTCGTATCTATAGGGATGGGCGGTATGGAATATCTcgaattataatattatattaaattttttaatattataatatatgatttatcGTTGCTATCGAATTTAGACTAGTATGGtaataataaagtaattatgaaaattgaACATAAATATTAAACGATAGCAAAATTTTGAAAACCGTAACACGCAATATCATACCCGTTCCTATATATGACACACTTGTTTTTGAGTTaatgccaaaaaaaaatttacttattacgcataattgatattgtacctttattaattttatttatttaagagaaactatacttttattttttttaaatatatttgtccAGTTAAACTATATACAGAAATAATTAGTACTATTAGTTACTGatttgttttagtttatttcttattctttcaagttatttttgaaaaaaatatattttttgatagttatttaatttgaactttttgtatAATAGGTTTACATTACATTTagaaatttatatcaaattaaaatctaataaataaattgacAGGAAAAATTtgtcaacataaaaataatcaatattacTACGTACTCGAAGATTAGATTTGGTCAACTTAAAAATAGTTAATACAAAATTTACTATGCAATAGGTTGGGAAAAAATGTGGTATACTGATTTCCATAGACCggcttaatttatattttttgacaaattatTTCCACCCTTTGAAGTTTGAACCATTCGTAGAGTAGACATAAAGATGGTTATagattagaattaaaaaaactcaaagaAGTACTCTAATTAATTTGGAATTAATGATACCTAGTGTTAAAATTTGGTAATTATTGTACAAACCATCTAAAGATGGTAGAGTATATATtacatgttttaattatgataaagtatatatttaggtattctaaatattttatttgtttttgttttttaactttttatgtataaatagaATTATAGATTCTTATATTTAAGCattgatatgattattatttttaaatgttcttatatttattttatcttgctttataatatttaaataattaattgattatgtaaTACAAATCTAATTTCAAGCATACATATGAAGAAAATCAATTGATAAAAGATATAAGGGATGTGTATCCTTGTTTGAAGAATATGTGAACGTGAGATTAATAAATAAGATTATATAAGATAAAAGTTGAATTGGTCCCTCGTGACGAATAAAATAACGAAAGTGATATTAAAATGAATAGGACATGTGAATAAAAGAAGTGTCAATGCAGTGATAAGAAGATGTgagaaattgaataaaataagttcTAAAAAGATATGAAGAGGTTGACAGAAGAAAAATATCTTCAGCTTATTATTAGgaacataatttattaaaaaatcgaaagtaaagataaaataataatagatagCTCATGCACATTGTAATATTAGTTACCATATGCTTGCTTATATGCATAGCGTTATTGGTTATCTTTACTTTGTTGTTTTGTATTgcgtttttttttattgtacttaatttcatatattttacattaaaGTAATAGAGTCAGAaatatatttgagttttttttataattaatgtaaaaagtattaaattttatttatctttttactatttaatagtgtattttaaagatatatatttatttaaatatctcatcattataaatataaaatgtgtCTATGTGaatacatatatacctttaaatacactattaaatatataccataaaaaaatcttcataaaatttgatatcataACAACGctagaattaaaatatttttcaaatttttttttgcttaaatCAACTatttacatcaaaataaaaatttttctatatctcataaaaataaatatacaaataatatttctatatattCTATCCTTCTCAAATACCGACTTAAAAATTTATACGGTAGAGATTGTTGATAAGTATAAATAAAGTAGGGGCAGGAAGAAGAGTAGATAAATATGGAATTGCTGAAGAGTTACGCAGTTTTGTTTTTAAGATTCTGAGTCGGTGGGTTGTGTGGTCATCATCACATGCACATCCACAATAACACAATTTTGGACCTTTACGtatttatgtaaaataataatatctaaCTTCAACTATAGTTtcttcctttttaattttttatttattatgatatataaactATTGGTTGAAATTCTATTGGTTTGATATCattcaatataataaatttgaatgttAAATATTCAGTCTGAAATtacttgttttattattttttagtttattttaactaacttttttttatatacatttaagattataaaattaggaaatattttaatattttttaaacgactaaacattaaataaataacttaaaatactcgggagaaaaaaattacttcataaaatattttctccatgtTGAATTCTTAAGTAGAGTACTATTTACtcatgaaaatatgaataaattagtattttatcgaatttatttaatattcaatttatttttattcgtaTCAAATATAAGCGGATTGAATTATTTACCCAATTAACTCATCCATATTCAACTCAACCAGCTCATTTGTCACCACTAATTCTTTGTTTTGCTTACAATATTATGATGCAATTTTACAATATTACATTTGTTTTGCTTAAAATCACTGCCTTGACAgcaatttttgttattaatttttaaaaaaattggaaatccttgtcattgtttttttaagaaatcatattttttttactttttttttacaaattgtGACAACTTGCATTGTTAATCGCTGCGATTCATTCAatccttttcttctctttttttttttttttgacaaaatctcaattttaaaaaaaatggatttaATGAAAGGCCGCGATTATAAATTATCACAAttaaaaggacaaaaaaaaaagtactaaaaTCACTATCTCGACAAcaatttagaaaaagaaaaaattcaagaaaaaaatcatttcacaAACAGCGATTTTGATTAATGATGTTAAAGTAAACTTACCATTTTagttataagttttttttgatCATCCTTTTAAAAGTTTGATCAACTATTTTTACCCGTTAAGCTTCGAACTCAAAATTTTAGATCCCAGAAATGCATGTTTATTTTGTGAGCATCGAACAAAAAGCAAATCCTGAATGAGTTACGTTATTAATTGAATGGACAAGTATtcatttgtcacgacccaaaaatggacgtgatggcactcgtcttatcccaccaagacaagtcagcctaaaactcaaccattacattAAGtgtggaaataaaatataagtaacttaataaaaaccccaaaacctggtagtcacgtgtacaagcctctaaaatattacaattgattaaaatgaaaactcaagtctcaaatgaacttgtttctagaatagaacaagatcataattaaggagaagaaagtctgctgagatgaaaacagctacctcacaaatctccaagaagcctcggaaaagaagagaatgacaagtacaacaaaaatccaggctcataacctacaaaaatttgtagtagcaaggggtgagtaccaaaccacacggtactcagcaagtaaacctctaaacacaagctaaggggatgaaatacgggtactcctaccacccccaaccgaacctccacaactacaacctgcagtaaattcaacccaacctaacagctcacagtttacattgcacgtagctcaacaaagacacttagacaaattacatatcctcaacaacaacactttaacaaattacatatcctcaacaacaatacttcaacaaattatatatccgcaataacaagctcaatattgatcaatcacaagttccgcagaaaggcaatcagaagaccagcaaaacacgatatcaagttcactaatgataagtatgtgcaatgcaatggaatgcaatgtcaagtataatgatgcatgtctgacctagtgatacacacctgctgtctctcagtccgggtcccatgggggacatatctgtccatgcatctgtcgcggcgcacgacacgaccctcgataatagtaaccatcgcggcgcgcgatacgtccctcgaaatatagtatccatcgcggcgcgcgatacgtccctcgaaatttggtatccatcgcggcgcgcgatacgtccctcgaaatatagtattcatcgcggcgcgcgatacgtccctcgaaatggtacatcctcttaagtactctttctttctcaatgcacataacacttgtcacaaccaatgcctcataATAacgcagatgacaagttcacacaaataatgagaagatgaccattttcataacattgcacagttcacaaccacacaaacatgaaattatatcaacaatgattcaacaagccttcaaccctttctcaacacatcacacatacaCAATTAATCAAATTGCCTTTTTGTTGtcccttttttttcatcattagaattaatcaatgtggacaagtcaacccatcaccaatcccgttactcccaaacatatactacaaggaaatacacgcatttcaaacacttaacaagagtttagaaatccacttgcctcaatttatcgaacaatCACTCAGGGACTTGAGCCTTTCCTTTCTGTTGACCTTCCAAATcgatgcaatctattcaagtatatattcataataaggtttcgaaactaacaacacccacaTTACTATAGGTTAAGCCTAGACTCAAAAGATCACCCAATCTATaaagtatatatacatatataataaggTGTAAGTTAATAAGCCCACAAAAGCTCCAATTATTCTATGTCTAACCTCTACCCATCAATGCACCTAATTCTATCATTAATTCCTTAAAGTTCAAACCTAAGCGAAAATCTTAATTCTTCCAATTAGCGcaacttaaataaaatttaagtaattcaATATATCTAATATTTAGTTACCTATCTCGATATATCAAAACTTAGTATATAATAAGATAACAAcattattatgtttaaaatcGAAACCACTGGTTATGAAACCAGTGGCAGCAACAGAGAGCACCTCACACCACACGCCTACCTTTCGCCATGTACTGATCTTTATCTTACAATTCATGACCCATCATTATGCCTAAAATATTTAcctttttcatataataaaataattttccacCATTTTTTATCCATTAATATAGTCATTAATCatcaactataatttttttttaaaaaaacaatatgcAATACCATGTTGCTGAAGCAACATCGTTCCACAacaattttaacaataaaaaaaatgatgaggTGAATTAAACTTATCATTATTCGATAATAAAACTCGACAAACAATCTTATCATGACTTCCTCACTGCAAAAACATTCCTACCTTTCTTGCTCTAATTCAAACCcctaataaaatataatgattttctACTTTCCATTGATTAACTATATTGCCCCTAATAATGTCTccactaattaattaagaagCCTAGATTTGCAATCCATCTGTAATTACCTCATATAATTGATTAACAACTAACTATTTTATCCCCTTTTTCCCACTAATATGAACAATGACATACTACTAATTGAAGTACTACATACCATCGAAgtacaccaaaaaaatattgaaacagTCGCATAGTTTACTTGAAGCTGCCCGTGATTTTTCTTCGTTCAAACGCCGCTTTGCGTTATTCCATTCCTTTCTTATTTTCTACAAAATTATTCTCTACCCTAATCTAATATACTACTTATAAGAGTTATAAAAGTGGTCACACTatcaattttaaagttattttctttaaccaccaactaacttaattataaaactaccccactaatttcataattataattatgaatactcca harbors:
- the LOC101256451 gene encoding mannose-6-phosphate isomerase 1-like → METDLLSVTEGRGRLVRLMGCVKNYDWGPPGKESRVARLYACNSGNYVDQEKPYAEFWMGTHDSGPSYVVEGTENGLVNGKGEGHKLTLKNWVQNNPNVLGEKVVKKWGTNLPFLFKVLSVAKALSIQAHPDKDLASRLHSELPDVYKDDNHKPEMALALTEFEALCGFISLEELKLIVQTVPEIVELVGTAHTEQVLELNEDDGKEKGKLVLQSVFTELMSANKDVVAEVIAKLISRLHVKNQARELTEKEQVVLRLEKQYPADIGVLAAFLLNYVKLNPGEALYLGANEPHAYLYGDCIECMATSDNVVRAGLTPKHRDVKTLCSMLTYRQGFPEILQGTTVNPHVMRYIPPFDEFEVDRCILPEQCTTEFPSIPGPSIFMVVEGEGTLTSSSDEIIHEGDVLFAPANTNITVSTSSGLQLYRTGINSSFFEE